From Watersipora subatra chromosome 8, tzWatSuba1.1, whole genome shotgun sequence, a single genomic window includes:
- the LOC137402491 gene encoding uncharacterized protein yields MACFNFALYLVVIIVAAFPVTQGMTIVSAQNETTSEALSNETSAEGIEDTTTASYIATESAETTVLVVGSCSAWGSTYTPDVGSDCRSFIQSVPGIPDTKLDCPEGLKFDISTCAWSSLFSGRVAYLNCLGPQAGWHQLEVSLN; encoded by the exons GTTATTATCGTAGCAGCATTTCCTGTGACACAAGGCATGACTATAG TTTCTGCCCAAAATGAAACTACTTCAGAGGCACTGAGTAATGAGACATCTGCAGAAGGTATTGAAGATACAACTACAGCATCTTATATTGCCACTGAATCTGCAGAAACAACAG TGCTTGTGGTGGGTTCCTGTTCTGCTTGGGGGAGCACGTACACCCCTGATGTAGGTTCTGACTGCAGGAGCTTTATTCAGTCTGTTCCTGGAATTCCCGATACAAAATTGGATTGTCCAGAAGGACTGAAGTTTGACATTTCTACTTGTGCCT GGTCCAGTTTGTTTTCTGGTCGAGTAGCCTATTTGAACTGCCTCGGCCCGCAAGCCGGCTGGCACCAGCTAGAAGTCTCGCTTAACTGA
- the LOC137401416 gene encoding uncharacterized protein — protein sequence MVSFSFALFLALITVAAFPVTHGMTIAQNETVSEATSNVTVTSAPITEDKTPTSTVAVVASCTAWDSTYTPDIASDCTSYIQSAPGIPDTKLDCPEGLKFDISTCACNFASVVKCPP from the exons ATGGTGTCCTTCAGCTTTGCTCTCTTTTTGGCT CTCATTACAGTGGCAGCATTTCCTGTGACACATGGCATGACCATAG CCCAAAATGAAACTGTGTCAGAGGCTACAAGCAATGTGACTGTGACATCTGCTCCAATTACTGAAGACAAAACTCCGACTTCTACAG TGGCTGTGGTGGCTTCCTGCACTGCTTGGGATAGTACTTACACCCCTGACATAGCCTCTGATTGCACGAGCTATATTCAGTCTGCTCCTGGAATTCCTGATACAAAATTAGATTGTCCAGAAGGCTTGAAGTTTGACATTTCTACTTGTGCCTGTAACTTTGCTTCTGTGGTTAAATGCCCACCCTAG
- the LOC137401417 gene encoding uncharacterized protein isoform X1: MVSFNFALFLTLITVAAFPVTQGMTIAQNGTVSEATSNATVTSAPITEDTTPTSTATVVGSCTAWDSTYTPDVASDCTSYIQSAPGIPDTKLDCPEGLKFDVSTCACNFASVVNCPP; this comes from the exons ATGGTCTCCTTCAACTTTGCTCTCTTTTTGACA CTCATTACAGTGGCAGCATTTCCTGTGACACAAGGCATGACCATAG CCCAAAATGGAACTGTTTCAGAGGCTACAAGCAATGCGACTGTGACATCTGCACCAATTACTGAAGACACAACGCCGACTTCTACAG CGACTGTGGTGGGTTCCTGCACTGCTTGGGATAGTACCTACACCCCTGACGTAGCCTCTGATTGCACAAGCTATATTCAGTCTGCTCCTGGAATTCCCGATACAAAATTAGATTGTCCAGAAGGATTGAAGTTTGACGTTTCTACTTGTGCCTGTAACTTCGCTTCTGTTGTTAATTGTCCTCCTTAG
- the LOC137401417 gene encoding uncharacterized protein isoform X2: MFTQHLEKLITVAAFPVTQGMTIAQNGTVSEATSNATVTSAPITEDTTPTSTATVVGSCTAWDSTYTPDVASDCTSYIQSAPGIPDTKLDCPEGLKFDVSTCACNFASVVNCPP, translated from the exons CTCATTACAGTGGCAGCATTTCCTGTGACACAAGGCATGACCATAG CCCAAAATGGAACTGTTTCAGAGGCTACAAGCAATGCGACTGTGACATCTGCACCAATTACTGAAGACACAACGCCGACTTCTACAG CGACTGTGGTGGGTTCCTGCACTGCTTGGGATAGTACCTACACCCCTGACGTAGCCTCTGATTGCACAAGCTATATTCAGTCTGCTCCTGGAATTCCCGATACAAAATTAGATTGTCCAGAAGGATTGAAGTTTGACGTTTCTACTTGTGCCTGTAACTTCGCTTCTGTTGTTAATTGTCCTCCTTAG
- the LOC137401714 gene encoding uncharacterized protein, whose product MIYFNFALFLAFITLAAFPVTQGMTIAQNVTDSEATSNVTVTSAPITEDTTPTSTATVVGSCSAWGSTYTPDVASDCTSYIQSAPGIPDTKLHCPEGLKFDISTCACNFASVVSCPP is encoded by the exons ATGATCTACTTcaattttgccctctttttggCT TTCATTACATTGGCAGCATTTCCTGTGACCCAAGGCATGACCATAG CCCAAAATGTAACTGACTCAGAGGCTACAAGCAATGTGACTGTGACATCTGCTCCAATTACTGAAGACACAACTCCGACTTCTACAG CGACTGTGGTGGGTTCCTGCTCTGCTTGGGGGAGCACCTACACCCCCGACGTAGCCTCTGATTGCACAAGCTATATTCAGTCTGCTCCTGGAATACCCGATACAAAATTACATTGTCCAGAAGGATTGAAGTTTGACATTTCTACTTGTGCCTGTAATTTTGCTTCTGTTGTTTCTTGCCCTCCTTAG